The proteins below come from a single Halobacillus salinarum genomic window:
- a CDS encoding GerAB/ArcD/ProY family transporter has product MSKKSNQTTSQINNPETPGSKKGLKTKQSPPEFKQKLSRRQYFFMIIQTQIGVGILSMPYDLHKAAKQDGWISLIIAAVLIQAVIFILWLIGRSSPQDNFFKIMENTMTKWVGKFFSLIYVVYFLSIGVLILLLFGRMISLWVLPSTPFWVLAFLMVLICLYLNSADLLVMGRLYTALSFLLAMLLILMIYSLKEIRLVYILPIGHNGLGPIIKGSHEAILSFFGFIVSLVLFSEVEGKPKDKLKTIFQAHWFVVCFYLFIVMVSFTFFSTNEVGLVPEPVLYMLKSYEFPIVARVDLFFISIWIVSVATTFSTYLYMSSQGLLSIFHSNRKQLSRILVSLIIFSFAFFIGYDMKKIETFTTYVVNSGYFFSIGFPVLIYLCIKIRSLFKKKGGAS; this is encoded by the coding sequence GTGAGCAAAAAAAGCAACCAGACAACCAGTCAAATCAACAATCCTGAAACTCCAGGATCAAAAAAAGGGCTTAAAACGAAACAGAGTCCTCCTGAATTTAAACAGAAGCTTTCCCGACGCCAGTACTTTTTCATGATTATTCAAACGCAGATTGGAGTCGGGATTTTAAGTATGCCCTATGATTTACACAAGGCTGCAAAACAGGACGGTTGGATTTCCTTAATCATTGCTGCTGTGCTGATCCAGGCCGTAATTTTTATTCTGTGGTTAATAGGCAGAAGCAGTCCGCAGGATAACTTTTTTAAAATTATGGAAAATACGATGACGAAATGGGTGGGGAAATTTTTCTCACTTATTTACGTAGTTTACTTTCTTAGTATTGGAGTCCTGATTCTGCTGTTGTTTGGACGGATGATCAGTTTATGGGTACTTCCGAGCACACCATTTTGGGTGCTGGCTTTTCTCATGGTTTTAATCTGCTTGTACCTTAATTCAGCAGATTTATTAGTTATGGGGAGACTGTACACAGCTCTGTCCTTCTTACTGGCCATGCTGCTCATTCTTATGATCTACTCCTTAAAAGAAATTCGGCTGGTGTACATTTTACCGATCGGTCACAATGGTTTGGGACCGATTATTAAAGGTTCCCATGAAGCGATCCTTTCCTTTTTCGGCTTTATCGTATCACTGGTGTTGTTTTCAGAAGTAGAAGGGAAGCCTAAAGATAAACTGAAGACTATTTTTCAAGCTCACTGGTTTGTCGTTTGCTTTTATTTATTTATTGTAATGGTCTCGTTTACATTTTTCAGCACTAACGAAGTAGGATTGGTACCTGAGCCGGTGCTGTATATGCTTAAATCCTATGAGTTTCCAATTGTAGCCCGGGTGGATTTGTTTTTTATTTCGATATGGATTGTATCTGTGGCTACTACGTTTTCTACGTATTTGTATATGTCATCGCAAGGCCTGTTATCAATTTTTCATTCTAATAGAAAACAGCTAAGTAGAATACTCGTGTCCCTCATAATCTTCAGTTTTGCCTTTTTTATTGGGTACGATATGAAAAAAATCGAAACGTTTACGACGTACGTCGTAAACTCCGGCTACTTTTTCTCCATCGGTTTCCCTGTACTTATTTACCTTTGTATTAAAATACGAAGTTTATTTAAAAAGAAGGGGGGAGCTTCATGA